A genomic stretch from Candidatus Binatia bacterium includes:
- the sppA gene encoding signal peptide peptidase SppA: protein MRRRTRYILILLVLVAGAVIIARRALRGPAVPNGSYLVLEVSGSYVEAPPQDILGRLLRRRGRTLIDLLTMIREAQVDKRIKGVIVRISTVEIGWAKAQDVRDALLDFKKSGKPLLALLEQEVSGRNKEYYLASAADRVYLSPDVTAPLTGLVAQFYFLGGVWDKLDIQMDVEKIAEYKTMGDMIANKEMTPAHREMANSLLDSINEQFISALARSRGLEPATVATLIDQAPVSPSDIEAAHLSDGTKFLQDIHDELGGAETPLVPMKDYEQVDPKALGLDTGPKIAVVYAVGVVTTGESGTTVQGQTMGSETVSQALKDATDDTDARAIIFRIDSPGGSALASDLVWRATQEARKQKPVVVSMSDVAGSGGYYIAAGASRIVAQPGTMTGSIGVVMARPNIRGLLARFGINTETISRGKFADLEDLTVPLTAESRQKLVAEMDHIYDVFVSRVSAGRNMTSERVNDIGRGRVWTGAQAKENGLVDELGGFTAAIQAAKQAAGIEATQEVELAFYPQPRTFIERVGELL from the coding sequence ATGCGCAGACGGACCCGTTACATCCTTATCCTTCTCGTGCTCGTCGCTGGTGCAGTGATCATCGCGCGTCGCGCGCTGCGTGGTCCGGCGGTTCCCAATGGCAGCTATCTTGTCCTCGAGGTGAGCGGCAGCTACGTGGAAGCACCTCCCCAGGACATCCTCGGGCGCTTGTTGCGCCGGCGTGGGCGCACCCTGATCGATCTGCTGACAATGATCCGCGAGGCGCAGGTGGACAAGCGCATCAAGGGCGTGATCGTCAGGATCAGTACAGTGGAAATCGGCTGGGCGAAGGCGCAGGACGTCCGCGATGCGTTGCTCGATTTCAAGAAATCCGGCAAGCCGCTGCTGGCGTTGCTGGAGCAGGAAGTCAGTGGCAGGAATAAAGAATACTACCTCGCCAGCGCTGCAGACCGCGTTTACCTCTCGCCAGACGTGACCGCGCCACTAACGGGTTTGGTGGCGCAGTTCTATTTTCTTGGCGGCGTGTGGGACAAGCTCGATATCCAGATGGATGTCGAGAAGATCGCCGAGTACAAGACCATGGGCGACATGATTGCCAACAAGGAAATGACCCCGGCGCACCGTGAGATGGCGAACTCGCTCCTCGACAGCATCAATGAACAGTTCATCTCCGCCCTCGCCCGTAGCCGCGGGCTGGAACCCGCGACCGTTGCCACGCTGATTGATCAAGCGCCGGTCTCGCCGTCGGACATCGAGGCGGCGCATCTGAGCGACGGAACCAAGTTTCTGCAAGACATCCATGACGAACTGGGGGGGGCCGAGACGCCGCTGGTTCCGATGAAGGACTACGAGCAAGTCGATCCGAAGGCTCTGGGGCTCGATACTGGGCCGAAGATTGCCGTTGTTTACGCCGTGGGTGTCGTCACCACCGGTGAGAGCGGTACCACGGTTCAGGGGCAGACGATGGGATCCGAGACCGTGAGTCAGGCGCTCAAGGATGCGACCGATGACACGGATGCGCGGGCGATCATCTTCCGCATCGACAGCCCTGGGGGTTCGGCACTGGCGTCAGATCTGGTGTGGCGAGCGACGCAGGAGGCACGAAAGCAAAAGCCGGTAGTCGTGTCCATGTCTGACGTTGCCGGTTCTGGCGGATACTACATCGCGGCTGGCGCCAGTCGGATTGTCGCCCAGCCGGGGACCATGACGGGATCCATCGGTGTGGTGATGGCTCGGCCGAACATCAGGGGTCTCTTGGCGCGCTTCGGTATCAACACGGAGACCATCAGCCGGGGCAAGTTTGCCGATCTCGAAGATCTGACTGTGCCCTTGACCGCCGAGAGCCGGCAAAAACTCGTGGCGGAGATGGACCACATCTATGACGTGTTCGTCAGTCGTGTGTCGGCCGGGCGCAACATGACGTCGGAGCGTGTGAACGATATCGGTCGCGGACGGGTATGGACGGGTGCGCAAGCCAAGGAGAACGGCCTGGTTGATGAACTTGGTGGGTTCACGGCTGCCATTCAAGCGGCCAAGCAAGCCGCGGGTATTGAAGCGACGCAGGAGGTGGAACTCGCCTTTTACCCGCAGCCCAGAACGTTCATCGAGCGTGTCGGCGAGTTGCT
- a CDS encoding DUF4838 domain-containing protein — MSRFSISGLRDATIQVAEEAGPPVAFAAQELQRYLHTMTGATVPILPAASLRGRDTLVLGQQAAPVPVSVEVGDGFVIQPEATSITLAAGSPGALLRAAYALLEQFGCRWSLDAAHEHVPRLSVPAVEIGPTRYTPTFSVRGYCSDIMTWHYTQPEHLSEHLKEDRALVDWMAKSGANTFFFIRHPFDTQLTIPELLPDFQRRGIDVEYGGHVIPLLLPREVYRDHPEYFPQSSDGVRTDNGNLCTSSAGALVTASTNAVQYVREHPEMRAVHIWGADLWQGGWCGCAGCAATSVQDQGVRVCNAVARALVDAGVARPVCYLAYHDTIEPEITVRPEPNVTVEFAPRERCYGHALNDPDCRTNRGYAAALERYVELFDGHVRLFEYYGDAILFGGCAVPLGGVIAADMDYYKRLGVPEITMLQFGAFSRWAYPLNFVTFAAALAGEVPETAVDGYWARFGAEAAVARAVFAELEAIVRRVVTYGDIRRPPRSAPAAARLLERLESALPRLGEVVRKLEAFGDSALAAQGPLVRYTQMVIEGVQQELRQTLAGHPPHAEPQYAQALQVVEGVDSRWKGVWGSVDLPIIHSFYNVAAVTT; from the coding sequence ATGTCACGCTTCAGTATTTCCGGGCTACGGGACGCCACCATCCAAGTGGCCGAAGAGGCCGGGCCTCCCGTCGCCTTCGCTGCCCAAGAGTTGCAGCGCTATTTACACACCATGACCGGAGCGACGGTTCCGATCTTGCCCGCTGCGTCCTTGCGTGGCCGGGATACGCTCGTCCTTGGACAACAGGCGGCTCCGGTTCCGGTGTCGGTGGAAGTGGGTGACGGTTTCGTCATCCAGCCTGAGGCAACGAGCATTACGCTGGCGGCGGGTTCGCCGGGCGCCCTCCTGCGGGCAGCTTACGCGCTTCTAGAACAATTCGGGTGCCGGTGGTCGCTGGACGCGGCGCACGAACACGTGCCGCGGCTCTCGGTGCCCGCGGTTGAGATCGGTCCCACGCGTTACACTCCGACGTTTTCCGTGCGCGGTTACTGCTCCGATATCATGACGTGGCACTACACGCAGCCCGAACACCTCAGTGAGCATCTCAAAGAAGATCGCGCCTTGGTCGATTGGATGGCGAAGAGTGGCGCCAATACCTTTTTCTTCATTCGTCATCCGTTCGATACCCAGCTGACGATCCCAGAGCTCCTGCCCGATTTCCAGCGCCGCGGCATCGACGTCGAGTACGGCGGGCATGTCATTCCGCTGCTGCTGCCGCGCGAGGTGTATCGCGATCACCCTGAGTACTTCCCGCAATCATCCGACGGGGTGCGGACGGATAATGGAAACCTCTGCACGAGCAGTGCGGGCGCGCTGGTCACAGCGAGTACGAACGCGGTGCAATATGTGCGCGAGCATCCGGAGATGCGCGCTGTGCACATTTGGGGCGCCGATCTGTGGCAGGGTGGATGGTGCGGCTGCGCCGGCTGTGCGGCGACCAGTGTGCAGGATCAGGGGGTGCGCGTCTGCAACGCCGTTGCGCGCGCCCTGGTTGACGCCGGAGTGGCACGCCCGGTGTGCTATTTGGCGTACCACGACACTATCGAGCCCGAGATCACCGTGCGTCCCGAACCTAACGTCACCGTTGAGTTTGCCCCCCGAGAACGGTGCTACGGCCACGCCCTCAACGATCCCGATTGCAGGACGAACCGCGGTTATGCGGCCGCACTGGAACGTTACGTCGAACTCTTCGACGGCCATGTGCGGTTGTTCGAGTACTACGGCGACGCGATTCTGTTCGGCGGCTGCGCCGTGCCGCTGGGGGGCGTGATCGCCGCAGATATGGACTACTACAAGCGGCTGGGCGTGCCTGAAATCACCATGCTGCAGTTCGGCGCCTTCAGTCGTTGGGCCTACCCACTCAATTTCGTGACCTTTGCCGCAGCGCTGGCGGGGGAGGTGCCGGAAACGGCTGTGGATGGCTACTGGGCTCGGTTTGGTGCCGAAGCTGCTGTCGCCCGCGCGGTATTCGCCGAGTTGGAAGCGATCGTCCGGCGCGTGGTGACGTACGGCGACATCCGCCGCCCGCCTCGTTCCGCCCCGGCGGCGGCGCGCCTGCTGGAGAGGCTGGAATCGGCGTTGCCACGGCTGGGGGAAGTGGTTCGAAAGCTCGAGGCATTCGGCGATTCCGCGCTTGCGGCGCAGGGGCCGCTAGTCCGCTACACGCAAATGGTTATTGAAGGCGTTCAACAGGAGCTGCGGCAGACGCTCGCCGGCCATCCTCCGCACGCTGAGCCTCAGTACGCGCAAGCATTGCAGGTTGTCGAAGGAGTTGACTCCCGCTGGAAGGGTGTGTGGGGCAGCGTCGATCTGCCCATCATCCACAGCTTCTACAACGTCGCAGCCGTGACGACGTGA
- a CDS encoding ABC transporter permease, whose amino-acid sequence MSALATSLLQSTVTMAVPLLLAALGELLAERAGVINIGLEGMLLTGAFAAMTATYFSAMPLLGLVAAWFGGLLLALLFAYVVVVHSANQIVVGTALNLLALGITGVAYRAIFGITGAALTVTGFSPIALPFLSSIPVLGPSFFSQTALGYLAFTLVPLISFGLYQTIPGLKLRMVGENPCAAAAQGLSVRLTQLLALSGCGLLAGTAGAYLAIAYSHTFVEGMSAGRGFIALAIVIFGRWSAWGIGGAALLFGLATALQFHVQALGLPIPYQFPLMLPYLLTLLVLAGYAGKTKAPAALGVPIEGELR is encoded by the coding sequence ATGTCCGCTCTCGCCACCAGTCTGTTGCAGTCTACTGTGACCATGGCCGTACCGTTGCTGTTGGCCGCCCTCGGAGAGCTGCTCGCGGAGCGCGCCGGCGTCATCAACATCGGGCTTGAAGGCATGCTGCTCACGGGGGCCTTTGCTGCCATGACGGCCACCTATTTCAGTGCCATGCCGCTGCTCGGCTTGGTGGCGGCCTGGTTCGGCGGTCTGCTCCTGGCTCTGCTGTTCGCCTACGTCGTAGTCGTCCACAGCGCCAACCAGATCGTCGTGGGTACTGCGCTCAACTTGCTGGCACTAGGCATCACCGGCGTAGCCTACCGGGCCATCTTTGGAATAACCGGAGCGGCACTGACAGTGACCGGATTCTCCCCGATCGCCCTCCCCTTCTTGTCGTCGATCCCCGTCCTGGGTCCATCGTTCTTCTCACAAACCGCCCTGGGCTATCTCGCCTTTACGCTGGTGCCACTCATATCGTTCGGCCTGTATCAGACGATCCCTGGCTTGAAGCTGCGCATGGTTGGTGAGAATCCGTGCGCCGCCGCGGCCCAAGGGCTCTCGGTGCGACTCACGCAACTCCTGGCACTGTCGGGATGCGGCCTCTTGGCGGGAACGGCTGGGGCCTACCTGGCCATCGCCTATTCCCACACGTTCGTCGAAGGCATGTCGGCCGGGCGCGGCTTCATTGCGTTGGCCATCGTCATCTTCGGCCGCTGGTCAGCATGGGGAATTGGGGGTGCCGCGCTCCTGTTCGGTTTGGCAACGGCCTTACAGTTTCATGTGCAAGCGTTGGGCTTGCCCATCCCGTACCAGTTTCCGCTGATGCTGCCCTACCTGCTCACGCTGCTCGTCCTGGCCGGCTACGCTGGCAAAACCAAGGCGCCGGCAGCCTTGGGAGTGCCGATCGAGGGCGAACTTCGCTAA
- the lspA gene encoding signal peptidase II, which translates to MRKYSLVLSVATVVLVIDQITKWYIRQRFSLYESVSVIDSVFHITHVRNAGGAFGLLNHGTHAWRLPFFLAVSCLAVALLLTFVRRVQPGQRWVLLALGAILGGALGNLVDRMVSGEVTDFLDFHWRGYYWPAFNVADSGITIGMLILLFYSLFVHDETHVSNQA; encoded by the coding sequence ATGAGAAAGTACTCACTGGTTTTGAGCGTTGCCACCGTCGTGCTCGTCATTGACCAGATCACCAAATGGTACATCCGCCAGCGCTTCAGTCTGTATGAATCGGTGAGCGTGATCGACTCGGTGTTCCATATCACACACGTGCGGAACGCCGGCGGGGCCTTTGGGCTATTGAACCACGGCACGCATGCCTGGCGCCTTCCGTTTTTCCTGGCGGTGTCGTGCCTCGCCGTTGCGCTGCTGCTGACGTTCGTGCGCCGGGTCCAGCCCGGTCAGCGGTGGGTGCTCTTGGCGCTCGGCGCCATCCTCGGCGGGGCGCTGGGAAATCTGGTTGATCGGATGGTGTCGGGCGAGGTGACCGATTTCCTCGACTTCCACTGGCGCGGTTACTACTGGCCTGCCTTCAACGTTGCCGATTCCGGGATCACGATCGGCATGCTGATCCTGTTGTTCTATTCGCTCTTCGTGCACGACGAGACACACGTCAGCAACCAGGCGTGA
- the ileS gene encoding isoleucine--tRNA ligase gives MDYKDTLNLPKTDFPMRANLPVREPSILARWNEIGLYQQLLQANAGRPKYVLHDGPPYANGHVHLGTALNKIIKDIVVKSKAMAGFQAPYVPGWDCHGMPIEHQVTKELGAKARQLSQLEIRRRCRAYADKYFGIQREEFRRLGVLGDWDHPYLTMAPTYEAAIIKVFRELVEGGFIYRGLRPVHWCPVCGTALAEAEVEYADHTSPSIYVRFPFSGSAEDAAAIAVRPDDASELARHHGQLAAIIWTTTPWTLPANLAVCLNPHLEYVAVQLDDAYSIVAARLADAFLTAIGRQDSGRRIPVNLARLDGRDVFRHPFIDRPARLVFEAHVTADVGTGCVHTAPGHGYEDFAVGQKYGLPVLTPVDAAGRFTDEAGAYAGHGVFESNDAIVEELRARGALVQVERLQHSYPHCWRCKSPLIFRATEQWFLRVDHAELRSKALDEINRVTWVPAWGRDRIHHMMETRPDWCLSRQRAWGVPIPAFRCRGCHTFAFAPEVIRHVEDIFAERGSDAWYELSSQELLPPGFRCACGSDDFETDNNILDVWFDAGCSHEAVLRQRPDLAWPADLYVEAVDQHRGWFQVSLITSVAVRGKAPYHAVLTHGLILDEAAKKMSKSLGNVVGPDEVIKAHGAEILRLLFASVDYTADTSFSKNLLPPVLEAYRKIRNTCRFLLGNLYDFDPQRDRLPDAELHELDRWILHRTAELITRARKAYDAFSFHLVVQQLINFCAVDLSALYLDIVKDRLYCSAATASGRRSAQTALWEILDAMTRLMAPILTFTADEIWAHLPSGVRPPSVLLAGLPEPSRQDGQLASKWEQLLAVRTAVTKALEEARQSGLIGHSLDARVRLGAKNGLRRLLEQETRDLPALFIVSQVQLAEDLAEGAVSPLLADLRVQVERARGAKCERCWNYSEAVGRDGVHPGLCERCVTIIKAAGA, from the coding sequence ATGGACTATAAGGACACGCTTAACCTTCCAAAGACGGATTTCCCCATGCGGGCCAACCTGCCGGTGCGTGAGCCGTCGATTTTGGCCCGCTGGAATGAGATCGGCCTGTACCAGCAGCTCCTGCAGGCCAACGCCGGAAGGCCCAAGTACGTCCTGCACGATGGGCCGCCATACGCCAACGGTCACGTCCATCTCGGCACGGCGCTGAACAAGATCATCAAAGACATCGTCGTAAAATCCAAAGCGATGGCGGGTTTCCAGGCCCCCTACGTGCCGGGCTGGGATTGCCATGGCATGCCGATCGAGCACCAGGTGACCAAGGAACTTGGGGCCAAGGCGCGCCAGTTGAGCCAACTCGAGATCCGGCGACGCTGCCGGGCCTACGCGGACAAGTACTTCGGTATTCAGCGCGAGGAGTTCCGCCGCCTCGGCGTGCTTGGCGATTGGGATCACCCCTACCTCACCATGGCGCCAACCTACGAAGCGGCGATCATCAAGGTGTTCCGCGAACTGGTCGAGGGAGGGTTCATCTATCGTGGCCTGCGTCCGGTACATTGGTGCCCGGTGTGCGGTACGGCCTTGGCAGAAGCCGAGGTCGAGTACGCGGACCACACCTCACCGTCGATTTACGTGCGCTTTCCTTTTTCCGGTTCAGCCGAGGACGCCGCAGCGATTGCCGTCCGGCCCGATGATGCCTCGGAGCTGGCTCGCCATCACGGCCAGTTGGCGGCGATCATCTGGACGACGACGCCATGGACGCTGCCGGCAAACCTGGCGGTGTGCCTGAACCCCCATCTCGAGTACGTTGCGGTGCAATTGGATGACGCGTACTCCATCGTGGCGGCGCGCTTGGCGGATGCGTTCCTGACTGCGATTGGGCGCCAAGACAGCGGCCGGCGCATTCCTGTGAACCTGGCGCGGTTGGACGGACGCGACGTGTTCCGCCACCCGTTCATTGACCGTCCGGCGCGGCTCGTTTTCGAGGCGCACGTTACGGCTGATGTAGGGACGGGCTGTGTACACACGGCCCCAGGGCATGGGTACGAAGATTTTGCGGTGGGACAGAAATACGGCCTGCCGGTGCTGACCCCGGTCGACGCCGCTGGCCGCTTCACCGACGAAGCCGGTGCCTATGCCGGCCACGGGGTGTTCGAGTCCAACGATGCCATCGTCGAGGAGCTGCGCGCGCGCGGTGCCTTGGTGCAAGTCGAACGCCTGCAGCACTCCTACCCTCACTGCTGGCGCTGCAAGAGCCCGCTGATTTTCCGCGCCACCGAGCAATGGTTCCTGCGCGTCGATCATGCCGAGCTGCGGTCGAAGGCGCTCGACGAAATCAATCGCGTCACTTGGGTGCCGGCGTGGGGTCGAGACCGCATCCATCACATGATGGAGACACGCCCGGATTGGTGCTTGTCGCGCCAGCGTGCCTGGGGCGTTCCCATCCCCGCATTTCGCTGCCGCGGGTGCCACACCTTCGCGTTTGCGCCGGAGGTGATCCGGCACGTGGAGGACATCTTTGCCGAGCGCGGGTCAGATGCGTGGTACGAGCTCTCGAGTCAGGAACTCTTGCCTCCCGGCTTCCGCTGCGCTTGCGGCAGCGACGATTTCGAAACCGACAACAACATCCTCGACGTCTGGTTCGACGCCGGTTGCTCGCACGAAGCGGTCCTGCGTCAGCGTCCCGACCTTGCCTGGCCGGCGGATCTCTATGTCGAAGCGGTGGACCAGCACCGTGGCTGGTTTCAGGTGTCGCTCATTACGTCGGTGGCGGTTCGGGGTAAGGCGCCGTACCACGCCGTACTGACGCATGGGCTCATCCTCGACGAAGCCGCCAAGAAGATGTCGAAGTCGCTGGGCAACGTCGTCGGGCCGGACGAGGTCATCAAGGCGCACGGCGCCGAAATCCTGCGGCTGTTGTTTGCCTCGGTCGACTACACCGCCGACACGTCGTTTTCGAAAAATCTCCTGCCGCCGGTGCTGGAGGCGTACCGCAAGATTCGCAACACCTGCCGCTTCCTGCTCGGAAATCTCTACGATTTCGATCCGCAACGCGACCGCTTGCCGGATGCCGAGTTGCACGAGCTGGATCGCTGGATCCTCCATCGCACCGCCGAGCTGATCACCCGGGCGCGCAAGGCGTACGACGCCTTCAGCTTCCATCTCGTGGTCCAGCAGCTGATCAACTTCTGCGCGGTGGATTTGAGCGCGCTTTATTTGGACATCGTCAAGGACCGCCTGTATTGCTCCGCCGCCACCGCATCGGGCCGCCGTTCGGCCCAAACCGCCTTGTGGGAGATCCTGGACGCGATGACGCGGTTGATGGCGCCCATTCTGACCTTCACGGCCGACGAAATCTGGGCGCATTTGCCGTCCGGTGTGCGGCCGCCGAGTGTGCTGCTGGCCGGACTCCCTGAGCCGTCTCGACAGGACGGGCAACTCGCGTCGAAATGGGAACAGCTGCTGGCGGTGCGGACAGCCGTGACCAAGGCGTTGGAAGAGGCGCGCCAGTCCGGGCTGATCGGGCATTCGCTGGACGCACGGGTGCGGCTGGGCGCGAAGAACGGTTTACGACGCCTGTTGGAGCAGGAGACGCGTGACTTGCCGGCACTGTTCATCGTCTCCCAGGTGCAGCTGGCCGAGGACTTGGCAGAGGGCGCGGTCAGCCCGCTGCTTGCGGACCTCAGGGTCCAGGTGGAACGCGCGCGCGGTGCGAAGTGCGAGCGTTGCTGGAACTACAGCGAAGCCGTAGGCCGTGACGGCGTACACCCAGGGTTGTGCGAACGTTGCGTGACCATCATCAAGGCGGCAGGCGCATGA
- a CDS encoding wax ester/triacylglycerol synthase family O-acyltransferase yields the protein MAHYERLSALDASFLGLEDESCHMHVGGVMIFDAGPLRRSTGGIDIDRIRRAIHARLHLVPRFRQRLAYIPFERLPIWVDDDRFRLSYHVRHSALPHPGDERVLKRLVARVMSQPLDRKRPLWEIWVVEGLQGDRFALVTKSHHCMIDGISAADIMSVILESVPTTEIEPPQPWKPQPRPSEARLIFDEVRRRATQPMEAWHAVRNAIRHPEETLRSVGDSAAGVLEALAPALNPVSKTPINVKVGPHRRFDWTDMQVADLKAVKNVLGGTLNDVVLATVSGALRAFFRQRGLDPDELEIRALVPVSVRTQDERGRLGNRVTELTVPLPVNLADPVARLRAVRATTADLKESRQALGAQVLTAISDWTVQNLLVQAVRLASRTRPYNLIVTNVPGPQIPLYLNGTLMQTAYPVVPLFENLGIVVGLFSYNGGLYWGINGDWEQIPDLHDFVLAIESSFQELQEAARVASHRAASASARKRPRRAKLAVHARPVQAG from the coding sequence GTGGCACACTATGAGCGTTTGAGCGCATTAGACGCGTCGTTTCTGGGTCTTGAGGACGAGAGCTGCCACATGCACGTCGGGGGCGTCATGATCTTCGACGCCGGGCCGTTGCGCAGGAGTACCGGCGGCATCGACATCGATCGCATCCGCCGCGCCATCCATGCGCGACTGCATCTGGTGCCCCGCTTTCGCCAGCGCCTTGCGTATATCCCTTTCGAGCGCCTCCCCATCTGGGTGGACGACGATCGCTTTCGTCTGTCGTACCACGTACGCCACAGCGCCCTACCCCATCCTGGGGACGAGCGCGTCCTGAAGCGTCTGGTGGCCCGCGTCATGTCGCAGCCCCTGGACCGAAAGCGGCCGCTGTGGGAAATCTGGGTGGTCGAGGGTCTCCAAGGAGACCGTTTCGCCCTCGTCACCAAGAGCCACCACTGCATGATCGACGGTATCTCGGCTGCCGACATCATGTCAGTGATCCTGGAATCAGTCCCGACTACGGAGATTGAGCCACCGCAGCCTTGGAAGCCGCAACCTCGCCCGAGTGAGGCGCGCCTGATCTTTGATGAGGTGCGGCGTCGTGCGACCCAGCCCATGGAGGCGTGGCATGCGGTGCGCAACGCGATCCGCCATCCTGAGGAGACGCTGCGGAGCGTGGGTGATTCCGCCGCCGGAGTCCTCGAGGCGTTGGCTCCTGCCCTCAATCCGGTGTCCAAGACCCCGATCAACGTCAAAGTCGGACCGCATCGGCGTTTCGATTGGACCGACATGCAGGTCGCCGACTTGAAAGCGGTGAAAAACGTGTTGGGCGGGACGTTGAACGACGTTGTGCTAGCGACCGTCAGCGGAGCATTAAGGGCCTTTTTCAGGCAGCGAGGGCTCGATCCGGACGAACTGGAAATCCGCGCCTTGGTTCCGGTGAGCGTACGCACCCAGGACGAGCGTGGGCGCCTGGGCAATCGGGTTACGGAATTGACCGTGCCGCTTCCGGTGAACTTAGCGGATCCGGTCGCGCGTCTGCGAGCCGTACGGGCAACGACCGCTGACTTGAAGGAGTCACGGCAAGCACTTGGCGCTCAGGTCCTGACGGCGATCAGTGATTGGACAGTGCAGAATCTGCTGGTCCAAGCGGTACGTCTGGCCTCGCGCACGCGGCCCTACAACCTGATTGTAACGAACGTCCCCGGCCCGCAGATCCCACTCTATTTGAACGGGACCCTCATGCAGACGGCCTACCCAGTGGTGCCGCTCTTCGAGAACCTCGGAATCGTCGTGGGGCTCTTCAGTTACAATGGCGGGCTCTATTGGGGCATCAACGGCGACTGGGAGCAGATTCCGGACCTCCACGATTTCGTACTGGCCATCGAGTCGTCGTTCCAGGAGTTGCAGGAGGCGGCCCGTGTGGCTAGCCACCGGGCGGCCTCCGCTTCAGCACGCAAGCGCCCGCGCCGGGCGAAGCTCGCGGTTCACGCCCGGCCGGTTCAAGCGGGATAG
- a CDS encoding LLM class F420-dependent oxidoreductase has product MDIGRVGIWCFTLELQPAARAQEAAAEVEALGYKALWIPEAMGREAFTHAGLLLAATHRVVVATGIANIFGRDAMTMAAAQKTLTEAYPDRFLLGMGVSHAPLVEGVRGHRYEKPLSAMRTYLDAMDAAPFLAVPPTAEPVRVIGALAPKMLKLAAERAAGAHPYFVPPEHTVQARQIMGKGPWLAPEQAVVLESDAGKARDIARVHMATYLGLPNYVNNLKRLGFTDDDVANGGSDRLVDAIVAWGNIDAIVKRVRAHHDAGADHVCVQVLDPDPRALPLRQWRELAPALLR; this is encoded by the coding sequence ATGGACATCGGAAGGGTAGGGATTTGGTGTTTTACGCTGGAGCTGCAGCCTGCGGCCCGCGCCCAAGAGGCGGCGGCGGAGGTCGAAGCGCTGGGTTACAAGGCGCTGTGGATTCCTGAGGCCATGGGGCGTGAAGCGTTTACTCACGCCGGACTGCTGCTTGCGGCTACGCACCGCGTTGTTGTTGCAACCGGCATCGCCAACATCTTTGGGCGCGATGCCATGACCATGGCTGCGGCACAAAAGACACTCACCGAAGCGTATCCAGACCGCTTTTTGTTAGGTATGGGGGTGAGCCACGCGCCGCTCGTGGAAGGGGTGCGCGGTCACCGTTACGAGAAGCCCCTGAGCGCAATGCGGACGTACCTCGACGCCATGGATGCCGCCCCGTTTCTGGCCGTGCCCCCGACCGCTGAGCCCGTGCGTGTCATCGGGGCGCTCGCGCCGAAGATGCTGAAGCTCGCCGCCGAGCGTGCGGCAGGCGCACATCCATATTTCGTCCCGCCGGAGCACACCGTTCAGGCGCGCCAGATCATGGGCAAAGGGCCGTGGCTCGCCCCCGAGCAGGCGGTGGTGTTGGAAAGCGATGCCGGCAAAGCCCGCGACATCGCCCGCGTGCACATGGCGACCTATCTCGGGCTCCCGAACTATGTGAACAACCTCAAGCGCCTCGGCTTTACCGACGACGACGTGGCCAACGGCGGTAGCGACCGCTTGGTGGATGCCATCGTGGCGTGGGGCAATATCGACGCCATCGTAAAACGCGTGCGTGCCCATCACGACGCCGGCGCCGATCACGTGTGCGTGCAGGTGCTCGACCCCGACCCGCGTGCGCTGCCGCTGCGGCAGTGGCGCGAGCTGGCACCGGCACTGCTCCGATAG
- a CDS encoding Zn-ribbon domain-containing OB-fold protein, with the protein MFAIDKPLPRPSEDSAPYWEAAHRGELRMQQCHDCGHVRFPPALLCAHCLSEKAEWARLSGRGTVFSWIVVHQSQHPAFNADTPYNVAIVELEEGPRLHTNILDCPNDQIRIGMPVEVIFEKINDEVALPKFRPVRAVR; encoded by the coding sequence ATGTTTGCTATCGACAAACCCCTTCCGCGTCCGTCCGAAGATAGTGCCCCGTATTGGGAGGCCGCGCACAGAGGCGAGCTGCGTATGCAGCAGTGCCACGATTGCGGGCACGTCCGTTTTCCGCCGGCGCTGCTGTGCGCCCACTGCCTATCGGAAAAAGCGGAGTGGGCCCGCCTCAGCGGCCGTGGAACCGTGTTCAGCTGGATCGTCGTGCACCAGTCGCAGCATCCCGCCTTCAACGCGGATACTCCCTACAACGTAGCGATCGTGGAGCTGGAGGAGGGCCCGCGCTTACACACGAACATCCTCGACTGCCCGAACGACCAGATTCGTATCGGCATGCCGGTGGAGGTGATCTTCGAGAAAATCAATGACGAGGTGGCATTGCCGAAGTTCCGCCCCGTGCGGGCGGTTAGATAA